From one Tsukamurella tyrosinosolvens genomic stretch:
- a CDS encoding MarR family winged helix-turn-helix transcriptional regulator, producing MAEHEETCDFGWSVGVLNKAYAEAVAPILDRIPRGVRGYQTLYAAATYDLPTQLALADYLLIDKSVMPYVVDDLVAAGLVRREPSPTDRRARRVVPTDAGLAMLRVVGAEVSAAEAELLGPLSPGDAEVLRRAVAIVARTSRDGCAR from the coding sequence GTGGCGGAGCACGAGGAGACCTGCGATTTCGGCTGGTCCGTGGGAGTGTTGAACAAGGCGTACGCGGAGGCGGTGGCGCCGATCCTGGACCGGATCCCGCGTGGGGTGCGCGGCTACCAGACGCTGTACGCCGCCGCGACCTACGACCTGCCGACGCAGCTCGCGCTCGCGGACTACCTGCTCATCGACAAGTCGGTGATGCCCTACGTGGTGGACGACCTGGTGGCCGCGGGCCTGGTGCGCCGCGAGCCGTCGCCCACCGACCGGCGGGCGCGACGTGTCGTCCCCACGGACGCCGGGCTCGCGATGCTCCGCGTGGTGGGCGCGGAGGTGAGCGCCGCCGAGGCCGAGCTGCTCGGGCCGCTCTCCCCCGGCGACGCCGAGGTGCTGCGCCGGGCGGTCGCGATCGTGGCACGGACGTCGCGCGACGGCTGCGCGCGTTAG
- a CDS encoding type 1 glutamine amidotransferase domain-containing protein, giving the protein MSRILVVATSVPSYAMSGRRTGLWLGELTHFVDAVEAAGHTTVVASIDGGFVPIDPESLSHEVLAQGGTRARYDDPTFMDRLRNTPSLRDVDAADFDAIYLTGGHGVMFDFPTDERLATLLRDFDAAGKVVSAVCHGTAGLLGATKADGAPLIAGRRIAGFSWNEEVLAGLDAIVPFNLEERIAERGATYVRADEAWVPFAVTDGTVVTGQNPASAHPVAEGVLALLADR; this is encoded by the coding sequence ATGAGCCGCATCCTGGTCGTCGCCACCAGCGTCCCGTCCTACGCCATGAGCGGCCGCCGCACCGGCCTCTGGCTCGGCGAGCTGACCCACTTCGTCGACGCCGTCGAGGCGGCGGGGCACACCACCGTCGTCGCCAGCATCGACGGTGGCTTCGTCCCCATCGACCCCGAATCCCTCAGCCACGAGGTGCTGGCGCAGGGCGGCACGCGCGCCCGGTACGACGATCCCACCTTCATGGATCGCCTCCGGAACACGCCGTCGCTGCGGGACGTGGACGCCGCCGACTTCGACGCGATCTACCTCACCGGCGGCCACGGCGTCATGTTCGACTTCCCGACCGACGAGCGCCTCGCGACCCTGCTCCGCGACTTCGACGCGGCCGGCAAGGTCGTCTCCGCCGTCTGTCACGGCACCGCCGGGCTCCTCGGCGCTACGAAGGCCGACGGTGCGCCGCTCATCGCCGGCCGGCGCATCGCGGGCTTCTCCTGGAACGAGGAGGTGCTGGCCGGGCTCGACGCCATCGTCCCGTTCAATCTCGAGGAGCGGATCGCCGAGCGCGGCGCGACGTACGTGCGGGCCGACGAGGCGTGGGTCCCGTTCGCCGTCACCGACGGCACCGTCGTGACCGGCCAGAACCCGGCCAGCGCCCATCCCGTCGCCGAGGGGGTCCTCGCCCTGCTCGCCGACCGGTAG
- a CDS encoding acetyltransferase — MTGVITLRNGTDADHPVLVRVWRSSVDATHDFLTAADRDAIESRLASDYFPQVRLTVAEVDGAVAGFAGTAGDDLAMLFVHADARGRGVGRTLLDHAVRDLGVRTVDVNEQNAQAVGFYAHSGFIVAGRSATDGEGRPYPLLHLALTRD; from the coding sequence ATGACCGGAGTGATCACGCTCCGCAATGGCACCGACGCCGACCATCCCGTGCTCGTCCGGGTCTGGCGCAGCTCCGTCGACGCGACGCACGACTTCCTCACCGCCGCGGACCGCGACGCCATCGAGTCACGCCTCGCGAGCGACTACTTCCCGCAGGTCCGGCTCACTGTCGCGGAGGTCGACGGTGCGGTGGCCGGGTTCGCCGGCACGGCCGGCGACGACCTGGCCATGCTGTTCGTGCACGCCGACGCGCGAGGGCGCGGCGTCGGCCGGACGCTGCTCGACCACGCGGTCCGTGATCTCGGCGTGCGCACCGTCGACGTCAACGAGCAGAACGCGCAGGCCGTCGGCTTCTACGCCCACAGCGGTTTCATCGTGGCAGGGCGCAGCGCGACCGACGGCGAGGGCCGCCCGTACCCGCTGCTGCACCTCGCGCTGACGAGGGACTAA